One stretch of Oncorhynchus clarkii lewisi isolate Uvic-CL-2024 chromosome 3, UVic_Ocla_1.0, whole genome shotgun sequence DNA includes these proteins:
- the LOC139388462 gene encoding regulation of nuclear pre-mRNA domain-containing protein 2-like isoform X4: MSAVPERTGKMAAGSGAVSGHGGRGALEATLDRRFQGVSNTMESIQGLSTWCIENKKYHSLIVRYWMKWLKKSDTNHRLNLFYLANDVIQNCKRKNAIVYRSAFAEVLPNAALMVKDPKVRKSVERIFTIWEERNVYPEELITQLKANLAKKEREREKEKAKEMPPPPAPVNPKAALKSKIVADFIPQSFIEQLAGFKRVVEEEELRETQLTALRVDVCSTEALKRLKDKAGGNKFAKDFEEGSQKLQEFVSFLENQMPVGPPLLEALGNADVFYEMQYKEVKIVASAYKTFANRVVNLKRKLDALKSSLPGPEDSPIPSPSEDAPSPTGSDSPFLGLGGGRGDRLGFDPDLDGSAMDERDMGVVREGDNRDVEDMDLSEEDMETANTEKQSSSATVSKVTSSKTAAKPAPVTLIRTSTESPLKKAASSTPTPVTPSTPTSAGVSGPSCPTAPLGMNLANVDLGKISSILSSITSAMKNTASPVSRPSPGTPTTPSGQSSSSKTPVGPTPPSPALASILSRVNVTPEGILNALSKTQTQSLSSLLRSGSSSSSAPSSHASPDSSAAKGPPTPTTPSNTKPPLTNSLKRDTPERSRGARDWEKNREASPPPPPPPPSLPSRSVSPPSLESKINRFLQGNPGFSLGLGDGSPLLGGDGVDGTPVRDESGGTPTQDEIMDTPGGVSSDPLGLNSDPKSLGSSIGHDLSPTAYRSDPWDAVITPTGSSSDVDFLSSSSRFQGYGAGKKAAKLKEEDSKRKISSSSLGSSKVKKDGQNSHGKSHGNNRSVEGERRESIGSRKTSSGSEEGGMSGTRDEKGKRRGEDGGGSSDGEGGQYHRIETLVSPCTEGAPFQSLGGFSNRQPTGERIQTVESIRVIGQGLRRGGGEGGRPGGGMWYDEEGYLDTQPPSPSPQGGSDDMTSPPMPPPTSHHHLPPHPHSNHPPHPHPHGPPPQFQMPPYHGENPQGPLPSHLHHHPPPPFFNSPPPPIPRPPPPPMPQLPPPPRNFLPPSAVMVGGVLVPIDRQLPLPPQVRPDGGDRGGMGGGPRGGKGGPTPLMSSLLGEPPKMPRPGTVKEHFTPRHAPPLHRPGTPGAPPPLLGRVKDGINLPPPPPSSTPPSPSGDPLLPRPQAPPLQHPPASPPAQPRHPNPHRPSPSLLRLSSPNPRPPINSTPQRPLLHPRGPPVHPHLNREPPMFRGGKRPGPSFGGGRGGPFYPPKRPFLPPRY, from the exons cGGACACCAACCACCGTCTGAATCTGTTCTATCTAGCCAATGATGTAATACAGAACTGCAAGAGAAAGAACGCCATCGTCTACCGCTCAGCCTTCGCTGAGGTGCTCCCCAACGCTGCACTAATGGTCAA AGACCCGAAGGTGCGTAAGTCAGTGGAGCGAATCTTCACTATCTGGGAGGAGAGAAACGTCTATCCTGAGGAACTCATCACTCAGCTCAAAGCCAACCTggccaagaaggagagagagagggagaaagagaaggctAAAGAGATGCCTCCTCCGCCAG CCCCAGTCAACCCCAAAGCTGCCCTGAAGTCCAAGATTGTGGCTGATTTCATA ccccagtCGTTCATCGAGCAGCTGGCAGGCTTCAAacgggtggtggaggaggaggagctgaggGAGACCCAGCTGACAGCTCTCAGAGTGGACGTCTGCAGCACGGAGGCCCTCAAGAGACTCAAAG ACAAGGCCGGAGGGAACAAGTTTGCCAAGGACTTTGAAGAGGGCAGTCAGAAGCTGCAGGAGTTTGTCAGTTTCCTGGAGAACCAGATGCCTGTAGGGCCCCCTCTACTGGAGGCTCTAGGAAACGCAGACGTCTTCTATGAGATGCAATACAAGGAAGTTAAGATCGTGGCCAGC GCCTACAAAACCTTTGCCAACCGCGTGGTCAACCTCAAACGTAAACTGGATGCCCTCAAGTCCTCCCTTCCCGGTCCCGAGgactctcccatcccctccccctctGAGGACGCTCCCTCACCCACCGGCTCTGACTCCCCCTTCCTGGGGCTGGGAGGAGGCCGAGGGGATAGGCTGGGCTTTGACCCGGACCTGGATGGGAGTGCCATGGACGAGAGGGACATGGGGGTTGTGAGAGAGGGGGACAACAGAGATGTGGAAGACATGGATCTGTCTGAGGAGGACATGGAGACAGCCAACACAG AGAAGCAGTCGTCATCAGCCACCGTTTCCAAGGTGACCAGCTCCAAGACCGCAGCGAAACCCGCCCCTGTCACACTCATTCGAACCTCCACCGAATCCCCTCTCAAAAAGGCAGCCTCGTCTACCCCCACGCCAGTGACCCCCAGCACCCCTACAAGCGCGGGTGTGAGTGGTCCTAGCTGTCCGACCGCTCCTCTGGGAATGAACCTGGCCAATGTGGACCTGGGCAAGATCAGCTCCATACTGAGCAGTATCACATCAGCCATGAAGAAcacag CCAGCCCTGTGTCTCGCCCCTCCCCTGGAACTCCCACCACCCCCTCTGGCCAATCATCTTCCTCCAAAACCCCAGTTGGCCCCACCCCTCCTAGCCCAGCCCTGGCCAGCATCCTGTCCAGAGTGAACGTCACCCCTGAAGGCATCCTCAACGCCCTGTCAAAGACCCAAacacaga gtcTGTCCTCTCTGCTGAGGTCTGgtagctcctcctcctctgccccctcctcccaTGCCTCCCCAGACTCCTCAGCAGCCAAGGGCCCCCccacacccaccactcctagcaaCACCAAACCCCCCCTGACCAACAGTCTCAAACGAGACACAcctgagaggagcagaggagccaGGGATTGGGAGAAAAACCGAGaggcctcccctcctcctcctcctcctcctccctctctccctagccgctctgtctctcctcccagcCTAGAGTCTAAGATCAACCGTTTCCTCCAGGGGAACCCAGGGTTCAGTCTGGGCCTGGGAGATGGGAGCCCTCTGCTGGGGGGAGACGGGGTAGATGGGACCCCTGTCAGGGATGAGAGCGGGGGCACCCCCACCCAGGACGAAATCATGGACACACCAGGGGGTGTCTCCTCCGACCCCCTTGGCCTCAACAGTGACCCCAAGAGCTTAGGCTCATCCATAGGTCATGATCTTTCACCCACGGCCTACCGCAGTGACCCTTGGGACGCCGTCATCACCCCAACAGGAAGCAGCAGCGACGTggacttcctctcttcctcttctcgtTTCCAAGGCTACGGAGCGGGGAAGAAGGCCGCCAAGCTGAAGGAGGAAGATTCGAAGAGGAAGATTAGCTCTTCATCACTGGGAAGCAGCAAGGTGAAGAAGGATGGACAGAACAGTCACGGGAAGAGTCACGGGAACAACAGATCAGtcgaaggagagaggagagagtccaTAGGTTCTCGCAAGACCAGCAGCGGGTCAGAGGAGGGAGGAATGAGTGGGACGAGGGATGaaaagggaaagaggagaggagaggatggtgggGGCTCATCTGACGGGGAGGGGGGGCAGTACCACCGTATTGAGACGCTGGTGTCGCCTTGCACAGAGGGAGCACCTTTCCAATCACTGGGAGGCTTCTCAAACCGCCAGCCAACCGGAGAGCGCATCCAGACGGTGGAAAGTATCCGCGTGATTGGACAAGGGCTGCGTCGCGGGGGTGGAGAAGGGGGGAGGCCAGGTGGAGGAATGTGGTACGATGAGGAAGGGTACCTGGATACCCAGCCCCCCTCACCTTCCCCTCAGGGCGGCTCTGACGACATGACTTCACCCCCCATGCCTCCCCCGACCTCACACCACcaccttcctcctcatcctcattctAATCACCCTCCCCACCCTCATCCGCACGGCCCCCCACCCCAGTTTCAGATGCCCCCCTACCATGGGGAGAACCCCCAGGGTCCCCTCCCCTCACACCTCCACCatcacccccctcctcccttcttcaactcccctcctccacccatcccacgccctccaccccctcccatgCCCCAGCTCCCTCCACCCCCGCGCAACTTCCTCCCCCCCTCGGCAGTCATGGTAGGCGGGGTTCTAGTCCCCATTGACCGCCAactgcccctccctccccaggtCCGCCCAGACGGAGGAGACCGAGGGGGAATGGGAGGGGGACCCAGGGGGGGTAAAGGTGGTCCCACTCCCCTCATGTCCTCTCTGTTAGGGGAGCCCCCTAAGATGCCTCGTCCCGGCACAGTCAAAGAGCATTTCACTCCCCGCCACGCACCCCCTCTCCACCGCCCCGGTACCCCCGGTGCCCCGCCTCCCTTATTGGGCCGTGTCAAGGATGGCATcaacctccctcctccacccccctcctccacccctccctctccctcaggcGACCCCCTGCTTCCTCGCCCCCAAGCTCCTCCGCTCCAGCACCCTCCAGCTAGCCCGCCTGCCCAGCCCCGACACCCCAACCCCCACCGTCCCTCGCCGTCCCTCCTGCGCCTATCCTCCCCCAACCCCCGCCCCCCCATCAACTCCACCCCCCAGAGACCTCTACTCCACCCTCGCGGCCCCCCTGTCCACCCGCACCTAAACCGAGAGCCACCCATGTTCCGCGGGGGTAAGCGTCCTGGCCCTTCATTCGGCGGGGGCCGAGGAGGTCCCTTCTACCCCCCCAAGAGACCTTTCTTACCCCCACGCTATTGA
- the LOC139388462 gene encoding regulation of nuclear pre-mRNA domain-containing protein 2-like isoform X3, whose translation MSAVPERTGKMAAGSGAVSGHGGRGALEATLDRRFQGVSNTMESIQGLSTWCIENKKYHSLIVRYWMKWLKKSDTNHRLNLFYLANDVIQNCKRKNAIVYRSAFAEVLPNAALMVKDPKVRKSVERIFTIWEERNVYPEELITQLKANLAKKEREREKEKAKEMPPPPAPVNPKAALKSKIVADFIPQSFIEQLAGFKRVVEEEELRETQLTALRVDVCSTEALKRLKDKAGGNKFAKDFEEGSQKLQEFVSFLENQMPVGPPLLEALGNADVFYEMQYKEVKIVASAYKTFANRVVNLKRKLDALKSSLPGPEDSPIPSPSEDAPSPTGSDSPFLGLGGGRGDRLGFDPDLDGSAMDERDMGVVREGDNRDVEDMDLSEEDMETANTEKQSSSATVSKVTSSKTAAKPAPVTLIRTSTESPLKKAASSTPTPVTPSTPTSAGVSGPSCPTAPLGMNLANVDLGKISSILSSITSAMKNTAASPVSRPSPGTPTTPSGQSSSSKTPVGPTPPSPALASILSRVNVTPEGILNALSKTQTQSLSSLLRSGSSSSSAPSSHASPDSSAAKGPPTPTTPSNTKPPLTNSLKRDTPERSRGARDWEKNREASPPPPPPPPSLPSRSVSPPSLESKINRFLQGNPGFSLGLGDGSPLLGGDGVDGTPVRDESGGTPTQDEIMDTPGGVSSDPLGLNSDPKSLGSSIGHDLSPTAYRSDPWDAVITPTGSSSDVDFLSSSSRFQGYGAGKKAAKLKEEDSKRKISSSSLGSSKVKKDGQNSHGKSHGNNRSVEGERRESIGSRKTSSGSEEGGMSGTRDEKGKRRGEDGGGSSDGEGGQYHRIETLVSPCTEGAPFQSLGGFSNRQPTGERIQTVESIRVIGQGLRRGGGEGGRPGGGMWYDEEGYLDTQPPSPSPQGGSDDMTSPPMPPPTSHHHLPPHPHSNHPPHPHPHGPPPQFQMPPYHGENPQGPLPSHLHHHPPPPFFNSPPPPIPRPPPPPMPQLPPPPRNFLPPSAVMVGGVLVPIDRQLPLPPQVRPDGGDRGGMGGGPRGGKGGPTPLMSSLLGEPPKMPRPGTVKEHFTPRHAPPLHRPGTPGAPPPLLGRVKDGINLPPPPPSSTPPSPSGDPLLPRPQAPPLQHPPASPPAQPRHPNPHRPSPSLLRLSSPNPRPPINSTPQRPLLHPRGPPVHPHLNREPPMFRGGKRPGPSFGGGRGGPFYPPKRPFLPPRY comes from the exons cGGACACCAACCACCGTCTGAATCTGTTCTATCTAGCCAATGATGTAATACAGAACTGCAAGAGAAAGAACGCCATCGTCTACCGCTCAGCCTTCGCTGAGGTGCTCCCCAACGCTGCACTAATGGTCAA AGACCCGAAGGTGCGTAAGTCAGTGGAGCGAATCTTCACTATCTGGGAGGAGAGAAACGTCTATCCTGAGGAACTCATCACTCAGCTCAAAGCCAACCTggccaagaaggagagagagagggagaaagagaaggctAAAGAGATGCCTCCTCCGCCAG CCCCAGTCAACCCCAAAGCTGCCCTGAAGTCCAAGATTGTGGCTGATTTCATA ccccagtCGTTCATCGAGCAGCTGGCAGGCTTCAAacgggtggtggaggaggaggagctgaggGAGACCCAGCTGACAGCTCTCAGAGTGGACGTCTGCAGCACGGAGGCCCTCAAGAGACTCAAAG ACAAGGCCGGAGGGAACAAGTTTGCCAAGGACTTTGAAGAGGGCAGTCAGAAGCTGCAGGAGTTTGTCAGTTTCCTGGAGAACCAGATGCCTGTAGGGCCCCCTCTACTGGAGGCTCTAGGAAACGCAGACGTCTTCTATGAGATGCAATACAAGGAAGTTAAGATCGTGGCCAGC GCCTACAAAACCTTTGCCAACCGCGTGGTCAACCTCAAACGTAAACTGGATGCCCTCAAGTCCTCCCTTCCCGGTCCCGAGgactctcccatcccctccccctctGAGGACGCTCCCTCACCCACCGGCTCTGACTCCCCCTTCCTGGGGCTGGGAGGAGGCCGAGGGGATAGGCTGGGCTTTGACCCGGACCTGGATGGGAGTGCCATGGACGAGAGGGACATGGGGGTTGTGAGAGAGGGGGACAACAGAGATGTGGAAGACATGGATCTGTCTGAGGAGGACATGGAGACAGCCAACACAG AGAAGCAGTCGTCATCAGCCACCGTTTCCAAGGTGACCAGCTCCAAGACCGCAGCGAAACCCGCCCCTGTCACACTCATTCGAACCTCCACCGAATCCCCTCTCAAAAAGGCAGCCTCGTCTACCCCCACGCCAGTGACCCCCAGCACCCCTACAAGCGCGGGTGTGAGTGGTCCTAGCTGTCCGACCGCTCCTCTGGGAATGAACCTGGCCAATGTGGACCTGGGCAAGATCAGCTCCATACTGAGCAGTATCACATCAGCCATGAAGAAcacag cagCCAGCCCTGTGTCTCGCCCCTCCCCTGGAACTCCCACCACCCCCTCTGGCCAATCATCTTCCTCCAAAACCCCAGTTGGCCCCACCCCTCCTAGCCCAGCCCTGGCCAGCATCCTGTCCAGAGTGAACGTCACCCCTGAAGGCATCCTCAACGCCCTGTCAAAGACCCAAacacaga gtcTGTCCTCTCTGCTGAGGTCTGgtagctcctcctcctctgccccctcctcccaTGCCTCCCCAGACTCCTCAGCAGCCAAGGGCCCCCccacacccaccactcctagcaaCACCAAACCCCCCCTGACCAACAGTCTCAAACGAGACACAcctgagaggagcagaggagccaGGGATTGGGAGAAAAACCGAGaggcctcccctcctcctcctcctcctcctccctctctccctagccgctctgtctctcctcccagcCTAGAGTCTAAGATCAACCGTTTCCTCCAGGGGAACCCAGGGTTCAGTCTGGGCCTGGGAGATGGGAGCCCTCTGCTGGGGGGAGACGGGGTAGATGGGACCCCTGTCAGGGATGAGAGCGGGGGCACCCCCACCCAGGACGAAATCATGGACACACCAGGGGGTGTCTCCTCCGACCCCCTTGGCCTCAACAGTGACCCCAAGAGCTTAGGCTCATCCATAGGTCATGATCTTTCACCCACGGCCTACCGCAGTGACCCTTGGGACGCCGTCATCACCCCAACAGGAAGCAGCAGCGACGTggacttcctctcttcctcttctcgtTTCCAAGGCTACGGAGCGGGGAAGAAGGCCGCCAAGCTGAAGGAGGAAGATTCGAAGAGGAAGATTAGCTCTTCATCACTGGGAAGCAGCAAGGTGAAGAAGGATGGACAGAACAGTCACGGGAAGAGTCACGGGAACAACAGATCAGtcgaaggagagaggagagagtccaTAGGTTCTCGCAAGACCAGCAGCGGGTCAGAGGAGGGAGGAATGAGTGGGACGAGGGATGaaaagggaaagaggagaggagaggatggtgggGGCTCATCTGACGGGGAGGGGGGGCAGTACCACCGTATTGAGACGCTGGTGTCGCCTTGCACAGAGGGAGCACCTTTCCAATCACTGGGAGGCTTCTCAAACCGCCAGCCAACCGGAGAGCGCATCCAGACGGTGGAAAGTATCCGCGTGATTGGACAAGGGCTGCGTCGCGGGGGTGGAGAAGGGGGGAGGCCAGGTGGAGGAATGTGGTACGATGAGGAAGGGTACCTGGATACCCAGCCCCCCTCACCTTCCCCTCAGGGCGGCTCTGACGACATGACTTCACCCCCCATGCCTCCCCCGACCTCACACCACcaccttcctcctcatcctcattctAATCACCCTCCCCACCCTCATCCGCACGGCCCCCCACCCCAGTTTCAGATGCCCCCCTACCATGGGGAGAACCCCCAGGGTCCCCTCCCCTCACACCTCCACCatcacccccctcctcccttcttcaactcccctcctccacccatcccacgccctccaccccctcccatgCCCCAGCTCCCTCCACCCCCGCGCAACTTCCTCCCCCCCTCGGCAGTCATGGTAGGCGGGGTTCTAGTCCCCATTGACCGCCAactgcccctccctccccaggtCCGCCCAGACGGAGGAGACCGAGGGGGAATGGGAGGGGGACCCAGGGGGGGTAAAGGTGGTCCCACTCCCCTCATGTCCTCTCTGTTAGGGGAGCCCCCTAAGATGCCTCGTCCCGGCACAGTCAAAGAGCATTTCACTCCCCGCCACGCACCCCCTCTCCACCGCCCCGGTACCCCCGGTGCCCCGCCTCCCTTATTGGGCCGTGTCAAGGATGGCATcaacctccctcctccacccccctcctccacccctccctctccctcaggcGACCCCCTGCTTCCTCGCCCCCAAGCTCCTCCGCTCCAGCACCCTCCAGCTAGCCCGCCTGCCCAGCCCCGACACCCCAACCCCCACCGTCCCTCGCCGTCCCTCCTGCGCCTATCCTCCCCCAACCCCCGCCCCCCCATCAACTCCACCCCCCAGAGACCTCTACTCCACCCTCGCGGCCCCCCTGTCCACCCGCACCTAAACCGAGAGCCACCCATGTTCCGCGGGGGTAAGCGTCCTGGCCCTTCATTCGGCGGGGGCCGAGGAGGTCCCTTCTACCCCCCCAAGAGACCTTTCTTACCCCCACGCTATTGA
- the LOC139388462 gene encoding regulation of nuclear pre-mRNA domain-containing protein 2-like isoform X1, whose product MSAVPERTGKMAAGSGAVSGHGGRGALEATLDRRFQGVSNTMESIQGLSTWCIENKKYHSLIVRYWMKWLKKSDTNHRLNLFYLANDVIQNCKRKNAIVYRSAFAEVLPNAALMVKDPKVRKSVERIFTIWEERNVYPEELITQLKANLAKKEREREKEKAKEMPPPPAPVNPKAALKSKIVADFIPQSFIEQLAGFKRVVEEEELRETQLTALRVDVCSTEALKRLKDKAGGNKFAKDFEEGSQKLQEFVSFLENQMPVGPPLLEALGNADVFYEMQYKEVKIVASAYKTFANRVVNLKRKLDALKSSLPGPEDSPIPSPSEDAPSPTGSDSPFLGLGGGRGDRLGFDPDLDGSAMDERDMGVVREGDNRDVEDMDLSEEDMETANTAEKQSSSATVSKVTSSKTAAKPAPVTLIRTSTESPLKKAASSTPTPVTPSTPTSAGVSGPSCPTAPLGMNLANVDLGKISSILSSITSAMKNTAASPVSRPSPGTPTTPSGQSSSSKTPVGPTPPSPALASILSRVNVTPEGILNALSKTQTQSLSSLLRSGSSSSSAPSSHASPDSSAAKGPPTPTTPSNTKPPLTNSLKRDTPERSRGARDWEKNREASPPPPPPPPSLPSRSVSPPSLESKINRFLQGNPGFSLGLGDGSPLLGGDGVDGTPVRDESGGTPTQDEIMDTPGGVSSDPLGLNSDPKSLGSSIGHDLSPTAYRSDPWDAVITPTGSSSDVDFLSSSSRFQGYGAGKKAAKLKEEDSKRKISSSSLGSSKVKKDGQNSHGKSHGNNRSVEGERRESIGSRKTSSGSEEGGMSGTRDEKGKRRGEDGGGSSDGEGGQYHRIETLVSPCTEGAPFQSLGGFSNRQPTGERIQTVESIRVIGQGLRRGGGEGGRPGGGMWYDEEGYLDTQPPSPSPQGGSDDMTSPPMPPPTSHHHLPPHPHSNHPPHPHPHGPPPQFQMPPYHGENPQGPLPSHLHHHPPPPFFNSPPPPIPRPPPPPMPQLPPPPRNFLPPSAVMVGGVLVPIDRQLPLPPQVRPDGGDRGGMGGGPRGGKGGPTPLMSSLLGEPPKMPRPGTVKEHFTPRHAPPLHRPGTPGAPPPLLGRVKDGINLPPPPPSSTPPSPSGDPLLPRPQAPPLQHPPASPPAQPRHPNPHRPSPSLLRLSSPNPRPPINSTPQRPLLHPRGPPVHPHLNREPPMFRGGKRPGPSFGGGRGGPFYPPKRPFLPPRY is encoded by the exons cGGACACCAACCACCGTCTGAATCTGTTCTATCTAGCCAATGATGTAATACAGAACTGCAAGAGAAAGAACGCCATCGTCTACCGCTCAGCCTTCGCTGAGGTGCTCCCCAACGCTGCACTAATGGTCAA AGACCCGAAGGTGCGTAAGTCAGTGGAGCGAATCTTCACTATCTGGGAGGAGAGAAACGTCTATCCTGAGGAACTCATCACTCAGCTCAAAGCCAACCTggccaagaaggagagagagagggagaaagagaaggctAAAGAGATGCCTCCTCCGCCAG CCCCAGTCAACCCCAAAGCTGCCCTGAAGTCCAAGATTGTGGCTGATTTCATA ccccagtCGTTCATCGAGCAGCTGGCAGGCTTCAAacgggtggtggaggaggaggagctgaggGAGACCCAGCTGACAGCTCTCAGAGTGGACGTCTGCAGCACGGAGGCCCTCAAGAGACTCAAAG ACAAGGCCGGAGGGAACAAGTTTGCCAAGGACTTTGAAGAGGGCAGTCAGAAGCTGCAGGAGTTTGTCAGTTTCCTGGAGAACCAGATGCCTGTAGGGCCCCCTCTACTGGAGGCTCTAGGAAACGCAGACGTCTTCTATGAGATGCAATACAAGGAAGTTAAGATCGTGGCCAGC GCCTACAAAACCTTTGCCAACCGCGTGGTCAACCTCAAACGTAAACTGGATGCCCTCAAGTCCTCCCTTCCCGGTCCCGAGgactctcccatcccctccccctctGAGGACGCTCCCTCACCCACCGGCTCTGACTCCCCCTTCCTGGGGCTGGGAGGAGGCCGAGGGGATAGGCTGGGCTTTGACCCGGACCTGGATGGGAGTGCCATGGACGAGAGGGACATGGGGGTTGTGAGAGAGGGGGACAACAGAGATGTGGAAGACATGGATCTGTCTGAGGAGGACATGGAGACAGCCAACACAG CAGAGAAGCAGTCGTCATCAGCCACCGTTTCCAAGGTGACCAGCTCCAAGACCGCAGCGAAACCCGCCCCTGTCACACTCATTCGAACCTCCACCGAATCCCCTCTCAAAAAGGCAGCCTCGTCTACCCCCACGCCAGTGACCCCCAGCACCCCTACAAGCGCGGGTGTGAGTGGTCCTAGCTGTCCGACCGCTCCTCTGGGAATGAACCTGGCCAATGTGGACCTGGGCAAGATCAGCTCCATACTGAGCAGTATCACATCAGCCATGAAGAAcacag cagCCAGCCCTGTGTCTCGCCCCTCCCCTGGAACTCCCACCACCCCCTCTGGCCAATCATCTTCCTCCAAAACCCCAGTTGGCCCCACCCCTCCTAGCCCAGCCCTGGCCAGCATCCTGTCCAGAGTGAACGTCACCCCTGAAGGCATCCTCAACGCCCTGTCAAAGACCCAAacacaga gtcTGTCCTCTCTGCTGAGGTCTGgtagctcctcctcctctgccccctcctcccaTGCCTCCCCAGACTCCTCAGCAGCCAAGGGCCCCCccacacccaccactcctagcaaCACCAAACCCCCCCTGACCAACAGTCTCAAACGAGACACAcctgagaggagcagaggagccaGGGATTGGGAGAAAAACCGAGaggcctcccctcctcctcctcctcctcctccctctctccctagccgctctgtctctcctcccagcCTAGAGTCTAAGATCAACCGTTTCCTCCAGGGGAACCCAGGGTTCAGTCTGGGCCTGGGAGATGGGAGCCCTCTGCTGGGGGGAGACGGGGTAGATGGGACCCCTGTCAGGGATGAGAGCGGGGGCACCCCCACCCAGGACGAAATCATGGACACACCAGGGGGTGTCTCCTCCGACCCCCTTGGCCTCAACAGTGACCCCAAGAGCTTAGGCTCATCCATAGGTCATGATCTTTCACCCACGGCCTACCGCAGTGACCCTTGGGACGCCGTCATCACCCCAACAGGAAGCAGCAGCGACGTggacttcctctcttcctcttctcgtTTCCAAGGCTACGGAGCGGGGAAGAAGGCCGCCAAGCTGAAGGAGGAAGATTCGAAGAGGAAGATTAGCTCTTCATCACTGGGAAGCAGCAAGGTGAAGAAGGATGGACAGAACAGTCACGGGAAGAGTCACGGGAACAACAGATCAGtcgaaggagagaggagagagtccaTAGGTTCTCGCAAGACCAGCAGCGGGTCAGAGGAGGGAGGAATGAGTGGGACGAGGGATGaaaagggaaagaggagaggagaggatggtgggGGCTCATCTGACGGGGAGGGGGGGCAGTACCACCGTATTGAGACGCTGGTGTCGCCTTGCACAGAGGGAGCACCTTTCCAATCACTGGGAGGCTTCTCAAACCGCCAGCCAACCGGAGAGCGCATCCAGACGGTGGAAAGTATCCGCGTGATTGGACAAGGGCTGCGTCGCGGGGGTGGAGAAGGGGGGAGGCCAGGTGGAGGAATGTGGTACGATGAGGAAGGGTACCTGGATACCCAGCCCCCCTCACCTTCCCCTCAGGGCGGCTCTGACGACATGACTTCACCCCCCATGCCTCCCCCGACCTCACACCACcaccttcctcctcatcctcattctAATCACCCTCCCCACCCTCATCCGCACGGCCCCCCACCCCAGTTTCAGATGCCCCCCTACCATGGGGAGAACCCCCAGGGTCCCCTCCCCTCACACCTCCACCatcacccccctcctcccttcttcaactcccctcctccacccatcccacgccctccaccccctcccatgCCCCAGCTCCCTCCACCCCCGCGCAACTTCCTCCCCCCCTCGGCAGTCATGGTAGGCGGGGTTCTAGTCCCCATTGACCGCCAactgcccctccctccccaggtCCGCCCAGACGGAGGAGACCGAGGGGGAATGGGAGGGGGACCCAGGGGGGGTAAAGGTGGTCCCACTCCCCTCATGTCCTCTCTGTTAGGGGAGCCCCCTAAGATGCCTCGTCCCGGCACAGTCAAAGAGCATTTCACTCCCCGCCACGCACCCCCTCTCCACCGCCCCGGTACCCCCGGTGCCCCGCCTCCCTTATTGGGCCGTGTCAAGGATGGCATcaacctccctcctccacccccctcctccacccctccctctccctcaggcGACCCCCTGCTTCCTCGCCCCCAAGCTCCTCCGCTCCAGCACCCTCCAGCTAGCCCGCCTGCCCAGCCCCGACACCCCAACCCCCACCGTCCCTCGCCGTCCCTCCTGCGCCTATCCTCCCCCAACCCCCGCCCCCCCATCAACTCCACCCCCCAGAGACCTCTACTCCACCCTCGCGGCCCCCCTGTCCACCCGCACCTAAACCGAGAGCCACCCATGTTCCGCGGGGGTAAGCGTCCTGGCCCTTCATTCGGCGGGGGCCGAGGAGGTCCCTTCTACCCCCCCAAGAGACCTTTCTTACCCCCACGCTATTGA